One window of the Ureibacillus sp. FSL W7-1570 genome contains the following:
- a CDS encoding 3'-5' exonuclease, with translation MRKETYIFLDIEAALVRGKQHIIEIGAVKWLPNDEVEFFSELIQPYKLKKLSNKIQQLTGIQTEDLLSAPSFKQVINRFKEWCQGNAIFVTFGEFDRKILEEELFRNRIQRRFIYPMVDFQQKYMIENQIKVQPSLNELMEKFDIVSVQQHRALDDAKTLFQIFKSVDGHEVIERQKTNQFAVYLSEVHHGENAAEVYLTYITGEIFPSKIHIHSMDTIHKSLSYIKKEREFVQEDGSVIKTDYVEVLPNAELAEYLRKVAEDIENKVLITRSGLKQISRINRLHQCVMPKTEVMTLQNLLMDAEALSQFTINGQPLDTYEKSLCKLLFRYKHRLIKEFKRRNLFAREGVKV, from the coding sequence GTGAGAAAGGAAACTTATATTTTTTTGGATATTGAGGCGGCTTTAGTCCGCGGAAAACAGCACATCATTGAAATAGGGGCGGTGAAATGGCTGCCGAATGATGAGGTTGAGTTTTTCTCGGAATTGATTCAGCCGTATAAATTAAAAAAATTGAGCAATAAAATACAGCAATTAACGGGCATCCAAACGGAAGATTTATTATCGGCCCCTTCCTTCAAACAAGTCATCAACCGGTTCAAGGAATGGTGCCAAGGGAATGCCATCTTCGTTACCTTTGGCGAATTTGACAGGAAAATTTTAGAAGAAGAACTTTTCCGCAATCGAATCCAACGGCGTTTTATATATCCAATGGTCGATTTTCAACAAAAATATATGATTGAGAATCAAATCAAGGTGCAACCGAGTTTGAACGAATTGATGGAAAAATTCGATATTGTTTCGGTTCAACAGCACCGGGCACTGGATGATGCAAAGACATTATTTCAAATTTTTAAATCTGTAGACGGCCATGAAGTCATTGAAAGACAAAAGACGAACCAATTTGCTGTATATTTGAGTGAGGTCCATCACGGCGAGAATGCAGCCGAGGTATATTTAACATATATCACCGGTGAAATTTTCCCTTCAAAAATCCACATCCATTCAATGGATACCATTCATAAGTCTTTATCGTATATAAAAAAAGAACGGGAATTCGTTCAAGAAGACGGCAGTGTTATCAAGACGGATTATGTTGAAGTTCTGCCAAACGCAGAATTGGCCGAATATTTACGGAAAGTGGCCGAAGATATTGAAAATAAAGTGTTGATCACCCGTTCCGGTTTAAAACAAATTTCCCGCATCAACCGCCTGCATCAATGTGTCATGCCGAAAACGGAAGTGATGACATTGCAAAATTTGTTGATGGATGCCGAGGCGTTGAGCCAGTTTACAATCAATGGGCAGCCATTGGATACATATGAAAAATCTTTATGTAAATTATTATTCAGATATAAGCACAGACTAATCAAAGAATTCAAAAGAAGAAATTTGTTTGCAAGAGAAGGGGTAAAAGTTTAA
- the coaW gene encoding type II pantothenate kinase — MRNTIGIDAGGTLTKVAFLDDHNEFHFKAFPSKDLSLVKEWIESLPEIEEIGITGGRTEQLLSKLKTNKSIDYVVEFDATIKGVKYLLKKEGHNIQKSIITNVGTGTSIHYMENENHVRVGGTGIGGGTLTGLSTIITGLTDFREITKIAKQGKREFIDLFVKDIFEGMEPPIEGHLTASNFGKVNILNHNSYPIPDLLATIQALVGEVITTLSIQYADMKKSETIIYIGSTLADNDHLKEVIANYTILKKHTPIFLNDCGFSGAIGALLNKVEQRKLLEDKKRLGQNPL; from the coding sequence ATGAGGAATACAATAGGAATTGATGCAGGCGGCACTTTAACGAAAGTAGCATTCTTGGACGATCATAATGAATTCCATTTTAAAGCGTTCCCATCAAAAGATTTGTCATTGGTGAAAGAATGGATTGAATCCCTTCCTGAAATTGAGGAAATCGGAATTACCGGCGGCAGAACCGAACAGCTTTTATCCAAGTTGAAGACCAATAAATCCATCGACTATGTAGTGGAATTTGATGCGACAATCAAAGGGGTAAAATACTTATTAAAAAAAGAAGGCCATAATATTCAAAAAAGCATCATTACAAATGTAGGAACAGGCACAAGCATTCATTATATGGAAAATGAAAATCATGTGCGCGTCGGTGGGACAGGCATTGGCGGCGGCACATTGACCGGCCTTTCCACCATCATTACAGGACTTACGGATTTCAGGGAAATTACAAAAATCGCAAAACAGGGGAAACGGGAATTCATTGATTTGTTTGTAAAGGATATTTTCGAAGGAATGGAACCTCCAATCGAGGGACATTTGACGGCAAGCAATTTTGGAAAGGTGAATATATTAAATCACAATTCGTATCCGATTCCTGACTTGCTTGCAACCATCCAAGCTTTGGTCGGGGAAGTGATTACGACTTTAAGCATCCAATATGCGGATATGAAAAAATCCGAAACCATCATTTACATTGGTTCCACATTGGCGGATAACGACCATTTAAAAGAAGTGATCGCCAATTACACCATTTTGAAAAAGCATACGCCCATCTTCTTGAATGATTGCGGATTTTCCGGAGCAATCGGGGCTCTATTGAATAAAGTTGAACAAAGAAAATTGCTTGAAGATAAAAAGAGGTTGGGACAAAACCCCCTCTAA